CGGAAGAAAAAGGATTTGCGGCGGTTGATACCGCGCGAATTGAAACGGCATCGGCCGGCGCCGAATGGCTGACCTATGGCGGCACTTATGATGAGCAGCGCCATTCGAAGCTGGATGCAGTCAACAAGGACAATGTCGACCAGCTGGGCGTTGCCTGGACGTTTGACCTTGCCACCAACCGGGGCGTTGAGGCGACGCCGATCGTGGTTGACGGTGTGATGTACGTCACGTCGGCCTGGACCGTCGTGTATGCCCTGGATGCAAAGACTGGCGCCCTTCTCTGGGAACACGATCCGGATGTGGATCGCTCGGTGGGCGTCAATGCCTGCTGCGATGTCGTGAACCGCGGGGTCGCGGTCTATGACGGCAAGATCTATGTCGGCGTGATCGACGGCCGCCTGCAGGCGCTGGATGCGAAAACAGGCGACCTTGTCTGGGAAACGGTGACGGTCGACCAGTCCAAGCCTTACACCATCACCGGCGCGCCGCGTGTGGTGAACGGCAAGGTCCTGATCGGGAATGGCGGCGCCGAACTGGGGGTCCGCGGGTACATCTCAGCCTATGACGCGGAGACCGGGGACAAGATCTGGCGCTTCTACACCGTGCCAAACCCGCAGAAACAGCCGGATGGCGAAGCCTCCGATGCGGCCTTCGAAACGATCGGCAATGTCACCTGGGGCGATGAAGGTGCCTGGGTGACCGATGGCGGCGGCGGCACGGTCTGGGATTCCATCGTCTATGATGACGTGAACGACCAGATCATCTTCGGTGTCGGCAATGGGTCGCCATGGAACCGGACGTTCCGTGACCCGTCGGGCGGGGACAATCTGTTCCTGTCTTCCATCGTCGCGGTCGATGTGAATACCGGTGAGTACAAGTGGCACTTCCAGACGACGCCTGGCGACAATTGGGATTATACTGCCACGCAGACGATTATCCTGGCTGACCTGCCGCTCGGACCGGACGGGGCCAGCCGCCGCGTTGCCATGCAGGCACCCAAGAACGGCTTCTTCTATGTGATCGATGCCGCGACGGGTGAGTTCATTTCCGGCGATGCGTTCGGACCGTTGAACTGGGCAACCGGCCTCGACGAGAATGGTCGCCCGATCGAAGTTGCTGCGGCCCGCTATGGCAAGGAACCGTACCAGCAGCTGCCGGGGCCGCTTGGGGCGCACAATTGGCAACCGATGGCTTACAATCCGGACCTCGCGCTGGCCTACATTCCGGCTCAGGAAATCCCGCAGGCCTATGCAGAAGATCCGCTTTTCTATTCCAAGGACACGGCCTGGAATACGGGGGCAGATTTCTCGGCTGGCGTGCCGCCGATTGCGACGCCGGAAGTGGCGAAGTTCCTTCGCTCGACTCTGAAGGGACGTCTCATTGCCTGGGATCCCGTGGCCCGCGCGCCGCGCTGGACCGTGGAGCATGAGAACGCCTGGAATGGCGGCGTGCTGTCGACTGCAGGGGGCCTCGTCTTCCAGGGCAAGCTGAACGGCCAGTTCGTTGCCTATGATGCGGCCACCGGCGAGAAGCTGTGGGACTACAATGTGAAGTCCGGCGCCGGCGCCGGACCCGGCACCTACATGATCGATGGCGAACAGTATGTGACCATCGCCACGGGTTGGGGCAGTGCATTCGCGCTCTCTGCCGGGTTTGCCTATGACGACACGGTACCGTCGACAGTTGGCAAGGTGGTGACGTTCAAGCTCGGCGGAACCGGTGAAATTGCCGATGCGGACCTGCCGCCAATCGACCGCACACCCAAGGCCGAACCGTTCGGAACAGATGCTCAGCTGGCGGAAGGCGTTGTGGACTATGCCCGCAACTGCGCGGTCTGCCACGGCCCGCTGGCCGTCAGTTCCGGCGTGCTGCCGGACCTGCGCTGGTCGGTCGTTTCCGCAGACCCGGAAGCCTGGAAAGGCGTCGTGCTGGAAGGGCACCGTGCGGCAAACGGCATGGTCTCGTTCTCGGAGTATCTGGACGAAGATGATGTTGAGGCGATCCGGGCCTATGTGCTGGCCCAGGCCCATGCGGCGGCGCCGACTGAAGACGACGGAGCGGAGTAACACTCCATTGCCTTCCGACGAAACCTGTAGCGCGGCCCGATGGGCCGCGTTACTGTTTTCGGATGCAAGTGCTCCTGCTCCTGTTTGGTATTCTGGTGGCGATCGGTGTGTGGTCGTGGCGGCTCCGCATGGCGCGGGAAGGCCTGCGCGAGGCTGGCAAACTGGCGCAGGCGGCGATCAACATGCCGCGCAAGCTGGCGTTCCGGTACAGGTCAGGGAAGGGGGGGCTGAGTCTGATCGAAGACCCGCGTGAAGCGGCGGCCATCATGATGATGGAAGTTGCCCGCGCGCGCGGCGGGCCGCTGACGGAGAACCAGACGGCTGCGATCGACCGCGAGATCATGCACCATTTCGAATTCGGCCAGGAGGAAGCCGACGCCCTGACGGCGCATGCAGCCTGGGCGACGAATTCAGCGCCCCCGCCCGCAGAAACCATGCGCAAGCTGAGCCAGCTGATCGTGTCATCTTCCGTGCTCGGCCCAAAGGAAATCGTCGACCTGGATGCGATGCTGGTGTCTGTGTCCGAAGCTGAAGGTCTGCCGACGCGTGACCAGTTGGCGCTACTCCAAGTCTATCGCGACAAGGCGGGCTTGAAGACCTGAGTTGCGCCGGTCGTGATCTGGCCCTAGGCCAGTGGCATGACAGCGACGACTCTCCCATCGGCCTACCGGGCCAAAGTGCTCAACGAGACCTGGACCAATTTCTCGGTGCTGCGCCACGGCGCGTTTGACGGTGTGCTGGTCACGTCGAAGAATTCCGGAACACACTGGCTGAAATACATGCTGGCTGTCGCCCTGGCTGATACGCATGGAATAGAGCGGCCTGAATATTTCTCCGAAAATGCCGTCCGGCCGTATATCGGCTGGCCGAAGGATGCGCCGGTCTTCCCGCAATTGCCGCGGCTTGCTTTCAGTCACACCATTCCGCATCGCCTGGCGGATTGGGGCTGGGCCCGCGGCATGGCCAAGCTGCCGCCTTATGTGCTTGCCGTGCGCCACCCCATGTCGATCCTCGCCAGCCACCATGCGAAATGGGAATACGACATCAAGGTCGACTGGCTGACCTATCTTGAAGGCGACCCTGCCGGATCGAAATACCGCTGTGATCTCTACTGGCTCGCCCGCTTCTGGAACCGCTGGGGGGACGTCCTGGCCCGTCATGGCGAGTCGATTCAGGTGGTTCACTACGAGGATACGCTGAAGAATCCGCGCCAGATTCTGGAAGCGGTAGACCGGCATTGGGGGCTGAACCTGACCGCAGACTCCATTGATGCAGCGCTCAAGGCCGGGACCAAGGAAGCCATGGCCGAAAAGGTCGACCCGGAGGCCGAGCCGAACGTCCTGCAGAACCGCAAGACCAGCCTGTCTGACCTTTTCTCTGGCGATGCGCTCGAGATTTACCAGCGGAAGACCGGCGAACTCTTCCGCCATGATCTGGGTTACGACCTGCTTAGTCTTCCTGTTTGAGATAGCCGCTGGACCGCCCGTCCGGTCCATACTTGATCCACCAGGGTTCGGCCTTTGCCTGTTCTTCCAGTTTCAGGAAGTCGGGGTCTGACAGGACGGCGGACGAATAATCTGCTGCCGCGCCGCTGAGGGGCAGTCCGTATGTCCGAAACCGTGTGACGACCGGCAGGTAGAAGGCATCTGCCGCGCTCCATTTGCCAAACAGGAAGGGCCCGTTCCGGCCGAACTCGCCGCGCAGTCCGCTCCACAATTCCTGAATGCGGTCGATATCGGCGGCGAGCTTGTCTGTCATTTCCG
This is a stretch of genomic DNA from Hyphomonas adhaerens MHS-3. It encodes these proteins:
- a CDS encoding PQQ-dependent dehydrogenase, methanol/ethanol family, with the protein product MAAWSRIFLAGSALALLAACGPKETAPVPEEKGFAAVDTARIETASAGAEWLTYGGTYDEQRHSKLDAVNKDNVDQLGVAWTFDLATNRGVEATPIVVDGVMYVTSAWTVVYALDAKTGALLWEHDPDVDRSVGVNACCDVVNRGVAVYDGKIYVGVIDGRLQALDAKTGDLVWETVTVDQSKPYTITGAPRVVNGKVLIGNGGAELGVRGYISAYDAETGDKIWRFYTVPNPQKQPDGEASDAAFETIGNVTWGDEGAWVTDGGGGTVWDSIVYDDVNDQIIFGVGNGSPWNRTFRDPSGGDNLFLSSIVAVDVNTGEYKWHFQTTPGDNWDYTATQTIILADLPLGPDGASRRVAMQAPKNGFFYVIDAATGEFISGDAFGPLNWATGLDENGRPIEVAAARYGKEPYQQLPGPLGAHNWQPMAYNPDLALAYIPAQEIPQAYAEDPLFYSKDTAWNTGADFSAGVPPIATPEVAKFLRSTLKGRLIAWDPVARAPRWTVEHENAWNGGVLSTAGGLVFQGKLNGQFVAYDAATGEKLWDYNVKSGAGAGPGTYMIDGEQYVTIATGWGSAFALSAGFAYDDTVPSTVGKVVTFKLGGTGEIADADLPPIDRTPKAEPFGTDAQLAEGVVDYARNCAVCHGPLAVSSGVLPDLRWSVVSADPEAWKGVVLEGHRAANGMVSFSEYLDEDDVEAIRAYVLAQAHAAAPTEDDGAE
- a CDS encoding sulfotransferase domain-containing protein, with the translated sequence MTATTLPSAYRAKVLNETWTNFSVLRHGAFDGVLVTSKNSGTHWLKYMLAVALADTHGIERPEYFSENAVRPYIGWPKDAPVFPQLPRLAFSHTIPHRLADWGWARGMAKLPPYVLAVRHPMSILASHHAKWEYDIKVDWLTYLEGDPAGSKYRCDLYWLARFWNRWGDVLARHGESIQVVHYEDTLKNPRQILEAVDRHWGLNLTADSIDAALKAGTKEAMAEKVDPEAEPNVLQNRKTSLSDLFSGDALEIYQRKTGELFRHDLGYDLLSLPV